The Juglans regia cultivar Chandler chromosome 1, Walnut 2.0, whole genome shotgun sequence nucleotide sequence TTATGGTgtgaagataataaataaaaatttttaaattttatatgatatcaaATTTGACAAAAGCAGATTATGAAATgtcttctattattattttttttttcaatttacaaTTGGACAAGGACAAGCATGAGGGAGAACAATGGGCCTTCTGTGTTGCAGACTACAAAATGAAAGCCTGCTGATCACTCATTTCAGTTTTAACCAAGTTAATCAATGAACTTCCCAGAGGTCGTCGTCAAAACATTCAAAGAAATTCAGCACCCTGCTAAAATACATCACAAACCCTCGAAGAAAAAGAAGGGGATAATCTAAGAGCTCATGACCTAGCATGTACAGGGCAAAAGACCAATCTTTTAAGGCATTGCCAAACGTAGCATTCCCAACCCCAACTCCTGAAACACACTTGCATATAAGTCGAATGCACCATCTGTACAAACTACAAAAACAGCAGCCTAAATACTAATCATACAACTACATATATTACTTTTGGTGAACAGATACATCTCATTGGGAGAGGGAACTGTCGTGTCAAGCTACACGTTCGCGATTTCACCCGACTCGTCAGAATCTTCCTCAGATGTCACTTCAGAGTCTTCTTCGTCATCAGCATCCATCCTGATGGATCTGCTGGCAGTCATCTTGGTCAAAGCTGCAGTTTTACTTGCCCTCTGTGAGCGCGTGCTTATTGTGGCAGCAACAGTAGGAACAGAATTGGATGGAACTTCTTCATCAGAAGAGGCCTCTTCAAGCCGCACCCGTCTCCTGGAACGGGGTGGTGGTCTCGTTGAGCGTGGAGCTGGAGTTTGTGGCATTGAAACAGCAATGTCCAGGTTTAAGTCTAGATCTAACCTACCTACAACACAAAGGGGTAAAGAATCATATAGATTATGGATTATGTTCCAATATGGGTCACAAAATACAGCTAACACGTTAAACTTTAAAATACAAGGTAAGTGAACTGGACAAGTAACTTAAATTTGCTCCCACCACTTCCATGTTAGGCTTACAGCAAGTATACTACCATATAAAGCAAGTGGGAGTCCAGATGGTGTTTGTTGGCATATGAAATCTATATCAACGTGGAAAAACTCAGGAAGTCATTCCCATTAAAGGCACCCCCTTCTactttgttataaatttttggAATAATTTACCCGATAGAAAAGTTAAGTTACCATAAGAGAcgaaatattaataaagaaCTTTTTTTCCCTAGCTCTTCTGCAGAAAATTTAAAGGTTTTTACCCAAGATAAGATTAGCTTCATCTTGCAACAATTCCTGATCTGGGTCTGTATCTACTGACTTTAGGTGTTCAGCTATTCGCTTCAGTTCCTTCACAAGATCCTTCTCTGCTGAGACAGATCCAGCCACATGACTTAGAAGCCTCCTCATTAACTTTATTGCCCCCTGTTCTGATGACCGAAAACGGAGCAAGACCAGTATTCTACATAGTGCTGAAACATATGTTTTCTCTGCAGCTGTCTTCTTCATTTGGAAGCCTGTCGcctaaacaaaatattaaaaaaaatctataagtTTGAAGCCTGCAAAGATTCAATTGAAGGATTCTTTCGAAGGACATCCATACCGACGGATTTACACATGGACCGACCAACATAGTTATACTCTACATactataagaaattatttaCTGCTTCAGGGTTATCCATTTCCACAACCAAGCCGATGAATAGCaattcttttatcttattttgattCTGCATACCAAACGTGCCATTAGGGAAAGGCATTCCCAAACATCCATCTACTTTAGAGGCTTGATGTAACTTGTACGTTTGGATCAATGACTACAAGATTCATAGTAAAACATAGACTCCATCCAGATACAGCCCACTCACAATCCTAAAAGATATCCATAACAAGAGTGGGAGCTTAAGCAAGGTCAAATGTAACCTTGTAGGTCTGAATCTAATAGTTTGTAAAAACTTTACCTCAACAGCAATGCGTATTGCAAGCCCCTCTTCACCGCACTCAAGTGGAGGTTCTAGAGAACCATTTAGTACTTCCGGTAGTTCCCTATTCCCATTGTCATCCTCATTTGCAGTTTCCCGTTCATATAATGCAGCCTGCATCATCTGCAGCATGAAACGCGATGCTTGTACTGCACGCTTACGCATATTAGACACGATCAATGTAGGCAACCCAGCATTTCCATTGATGCCCGGCCACATTGAACGCATGACAGGAATGAAAGCCTTGGATAAACATTTCTGCATTTACAGAACCAAATATATGGGCCGTAAATATTAAAGAGTTCATCCATAATTATTAGCGATACATATATCATACACATCATATCTAGATTATTTGTGTTACTTGCCTTGTGAGCGGCAGAAAGAGACGGATAATGCTCAAAGAAAACAGATAAACATTGCTTCAACCTGGTCAAGAAGCCAAGTAATTAAGACACATGGTTATCCTCATAAAGcagaaaaaagtaattaaaaatgcATAGGTACATAACCCGCCTACCTCTGCAGGTCTTTTCTTTCATTgctaaaatacaaattaatgagCTTGGCCAAGAGAAAGGGATGTAAGGAAGCTGGTATGCTTGGATAGTTCTCACTTAGCAGAAGAATCTTCGCAAATCCCTCCCCAATAATAGCTTGTACAGACTCATATTCATCACTTGATAACGAGTTGTCCCAGTCATCTTTTTCCATTCCAGCATACAAAAGATCAAGCATTTGAACGTTTAAAACTTCATCTATATCAGATAAATTCACAGGAACAAAAGCCTTCTTATCATCTGGGTATGAAAAATCCTTCCCCAAGGCCCTATCAACTTCACGTGGTTCATGCCACAACCCAAGATCTATTAAAGACTTACTAGCTGCAACACTAACTGAAGCTGGACCATTAACAAAAGAAAGTGTCAACTGCTTTACTAGTTCCTCACTTAGCTTCTTTTCTAACAAACCAAAAAGCCCAAGACACCGGACAGCAATCCTCTGCACATCGAAGTGAACATGCTTTGCCTGCtcaaaaaaaaatccttgagTATGTTATATGGACACTTCAAGGTCTGGAGCAACTGCATCGAAAGCATACGACggtaggtaaaaaaaaaaaattgtaggaaGGTTAATTGTCacattaagaaaatgaaatacgTTCCTTCTTTTTAGACCAATGtgatttattctttatttcttaCAATGAATAGATATTTAAATAACAAAGAGTTCATTTAATCGCATATTTAAACGTTTATGATGTAATATTGAATGATTACTTGACAATTAAATATAGcaaataatttccaattaatatCATGAAATGACAAGAATCATTCGAGCTCCTCCATTGGCATCGCAACTCCTTCCCGAGCTCCTTCCAGCCAGCCAAaccctccacctctctctcgctctctctgtcTCGCCATCCATCGAATCATTCGAATTCGAGCAGTGAGGGTGGGGGAGGAGAGAGcagaatttcaaaaataaaatgtgtgaaATGAGAGGAAAGTAGATTTTGTTGTAAGGATTTTACTATGATGTATTTTAGATTATCTCAAACACGGACTGATGCAAGTATTATTTCTTTTCGGACTATCGGAGTTTGGGTGAGGCGGTAGCTTTCGTCCCAAACAGGTAACCAACAATTTTTGtaaataggtaaaaaaaaaaaatagaatactGACAAAATAAATGCATTACCCCAGGAAGCAGTAAAGATCGCAGTAGTTCAGCAGGTTCAATAGCCTGTCCTTGAAGCCAGCGGAAAGATTTTGCATTTTCCAAGAGAAGACCAGTCACTGCAAGGCTGTGTATCCACTGCATAACATCTGCTGTTCGCTCCCTG carries:
- the LOC108988257 gene encoding condensin complex subunit 3; amino-acid sequence: MAGETEEENRLKHKIAKILDEARTSFATHNRKLKELSAVQSKSSSPLHFFSAFSKILIPLFTFQRRIASTERIVRFVSVFAGTRDPNNASDCDAFLAEFLRFLLNAATAANRTARFRACQIVSEIIMRLPDDAEVSDELWDEVIECMMLRVRDKVPVIRTFAVRALSRFANDGENSDILDLFLEVLPLEQNAEVRKTIVLSLPPSNATSQVIVDCTVDVSESVRKAAYCVLASKFPLQSLSIKLRTIILQRGLGDRSLAVSNECLKLMKDEWLIKCCNGDPAELLKYLDVETYELVGDAVMGALLRAGLVNLRDGGSIQQNISTADGMEGDSVRRIPSIQLMEAEVSLYWRTVCRHLQTEAHAKGSDAAATMGTEAAVYAAEASDNNDLLERILPSTVSDFIDLVKAHIDAGPNYRFASRQLLLLGAMLDFSDSTNRKVAGTFVQELLHKPLEHEVDDDGNVVVIGDGINLGGDREWADSVSGLAKKVHAADGEFEAVVLGVVEELARPCRERTADVMQWIHSLAVTGLLLENAKSFRWLQGQAIEPAELLRSLLLPGAKHVHFDVQRIAVRCLGLFGLLEKKLSEELVKQLTLSFVNGPASVSVAASKSLIDLGLWHEPREVDRALGKDFSYPDDKKAFVPVNLSDIDEVLNVQMLDLLYAGMEKDDWDNSLSSDEYESVQAIIGEGFAKILLLSENYPSIPASLHPFLLAKLINLYFSNERKDLQRLKQCLSVFFEHYPSLSAAHKKCLSKAFIPVMRSMWPGINGNAGLPTLIVSNMRKRAVQASRFMLQMMQAALYERETANEDDNGNRELPEVLNGSLEPPLECGEEGLAIRIAVEATGFQMKKTAAEKTYVSALCRILVLLRFRSSEQGAIKLMRRLLSHVAGSVSAEKDLVKELKRIAEHLKSVDTDPDQELLQDEANLILGRLDLDLNLDIAVSMPQTPAPRSTRPPPRSRRRVRLEEASSDEEVPSNSVPTVAATISTRSQRASKTAALTKMTASRSIRMDADDEEDSEVTSEEDSDESGEIANV